The Moorena producens PAL-8-15-08-1 genomic interval GCCATCACATAACAAAACTCACCCCTTTTTAAGGCGTTATAGAGTTGGACATCTGCTTGTCTTTCTACATAGCTAGGTGCATCACTGGCTAGACTACCACCGACTTGGTATAGAGGGTAACTGTTAATCATAAAGTTGTTAGTAATTTTTCTCTGGTTTGCATAAATAAATCCACAAAATTCACTTATTTGTTCATAAAAAAAACCAGATTACTATAACGCTAATAGATAAAAAGTATAATCATAGCTTGTGAATAAAGTGTGAAAATACCGTAGGGACTGGAATTGTAAAATTTTATATTTTAGCTAGGTAACGGGGAACTTAATATCGGCGAAAAGAGAATTAGATCAAGTCTGGTTAATCATTTTAAAAATAGCCGATTTAGCAGCAATAGCAATCAAGAGCTTAGATTGTCCGGAATACACCCACAACGTAACGAAAAAATATTTAACCAAGGAATTTAACTGGGCTTCCCATCGGTGGAGGTTAGATCAAATCTGCTTGACTAATCATCCTATGGCTGAGTTTGACCCGGTGGGTGGAATGGGCATCTTGCCTGTTTCGGGAATCTTGGTGGAACGGGCATCTTGCCTGTTTCAATTTCCGGGCAGCAACCTAACACTGGCGGTGCGTTACGGGGCGGACTATCCCAAGGCTGGCGGTCGAGGCGAACAATAAGGGCAAGTCCGCCCCTAACGCACCCTACGCACTAATTACTGATTACTAATAATCGATTGTTTAAGAGAAAATTATGTATCAGCGCATCAATAGCACAGTTTTCTTGGCTTTAGTGTCCAGCATTATGGCACTCACCAATCCAACTAAAGACGCTTATCTTGATCATGCGGCATGGCATTTACATGATACTTACTGCCAGCAGAAATCCCTTCCTCTTGGGGTAAAAGCAGCTTGTTTTGTCGGTAAACCTTTACCACCTGATGCAGTTAAGCCAGTAATCGAAAGCTACACTCGTCACCAAAACTATTTCCTTTTCAGTATCTATACCACCAACTTCTGGGGTAAAAAATTCCACACTGTTGGGCTAGGGGGTAAATTTTTGGTGTTTTAATTATATAAGCTATCAGCTATTAGCTATCAGTTATCAGCATATGCTTACGGTGGTTTGCATAACTATCAGGTACACAGGATTGTTTTTCCTCTTACCTCTTTTCCCCTCTTGGGAGGGGTTAGGGGCTCACAGGGGTAGGTTTTTTAGATTAGGGTCAAACATGGGACTTAACCTCAGTATAGGAAAAGGAAAACAACGAATAAATGATGATTTTTAACGACAAATTAAGTACATTGTCTTGATGCAGTCGCTCATGGGGGAAACCCCCTGTTCCCTTGCTGCATCGCTTTCTTATACCCCACACCCCACACCCCACACCCTAAACCCAACACCTGAGGTCTTTGTAAAAAACCTACCCTTATGAGGGGCTTAGGGGTGGGTTCCTGCTGCCTGCTCCCTGCTCCCTGCTCCCTAAAAACCGATAATTTTGTACCTAACAGCAATTGCAAACTGCTGTACTTAATTCTATCAGAATTGCAGCCCTATAAGAAACTATGATCGTGAAAAATCTTCTATGTCAAGGGATTCATAGTCTAATTCAGAAACTGTAAATTTATATCTTTTACCTCGTTCTAAACTCCTGGTTTTGATAGTACATTCTTTAGCATTGCTTCCATCCTTTGTTACTACAGAGCAAGATTGAAACTTTATGTTTAAAAAGTTATTGGTATAGATTCTATCGCTTCCTGATGACAAGTTTTGTATCCTATCATTGATCCAATACTTTACCGAGTAGAGAGTCTGATTGGATATAAGTGTACCAACTTCAGTGGTCTTTGGCTTGAGAAAGCTTCGGATAACGCCGCTCCCACATTTGTACTCAGTAAGAGTCCTGATATCAGCACACAAAGACATAGGAACTTCTGAGTTCATACAAACTGATTTCGTAATAGGATAGGAATCTCTTTGTCTGACATCAACATTTCTTTTAATTACAGCAGTGAAAACTCCAGACTCAAGTACACGATCGCGTTCTTTAATCTCGTACTCAAATGTATTCTCTCCGTCTAAAACACGAAAATATTTACTATGATGTTTTGTTCCAAAAATTATCTCTGTCCCTTCTGAAGATCTGCCTTCATAGTACTCTCTGTCAGTGTAAGGATATGGGTCACTAGCCACTCCTCTGGTAATATTTCTAACAATTACACGTCTTTTACGAGCTGCTGGAGTAGTACTGGAAGTAAACCGAGCCTCCCGAGAGGACCAGCTGTAACCTGGGCACTCACCTTTATACTTAGTTTCGTTAATTTCTACTTGATTGAGTTCTCGGCTACCTAAGAACTCCCATCCGATTTCCGGTGCAGGTTCTGTTTCCAAATCCTCTTCAATTCCGATTTCCGGTGGAGGTTGTATTTCCAAACCCTCTTTAATTCTGATTTGCAGTGGAGGTTGTGTTTCCGAACCCTCTTCAATTCCTGTTTCCGGTACAGGTTGTGTTTCCGAACCCTCTTCAATTCCTGTTTCCGGTACAGGTTGTGTTTCCGAACCCTCTTCAATGGGCAATTGTTTTAGTGGCGGCAACTGTGCTAGTGAGGGTGCTCTAAAAAATATCAAAATCACACTAATGCTCAAAGCAGCGAGCAAAAAAAATTTGCTATTTGATGTAATTTTAGGAACTATTTTGTTCCAGGATAGCTTGAAGTTAAACATAAGAACACATTACTTGAATCAAAGTATTTAAGTTGTCATCAAAGACTTGTTAGATTGTGCAATTAAATTAATCGGATCAATTGGATATGAATTTGGATCTGGATAATTTTCCGAGCACTTCGGATCAGGAATTGATCGGTTTGCGGAGTAAGGCTATTGATTCTAAAC includes:
- a CDS encoding DUF4359 domain-containing protein, with product MYQRINSTVFLALVSSIMALTNPTKDAYLDHAAWHLHDTYCQQKSLPLGVKAACFVGKPLPPDAVKPVIESYTRHQNYFLFSIYTTNFWGKKFHTVGLGGKFLVF